The Falco cherrug isolate bFalChe1 chromosome 15, bFalChe1.pri, whole genome shotgun sequence genome includes a region encoding these proteins:
- the TRMT12 gene encoding tRNA wybutosine-synthesizing protein 2 homolog isoform X2 encodes MSLCPGARQDGGQGHPHPCPCTGHGAAVCPVPQPRREQLEEEQLLDRHYQLQKMPGGCVALPVLEEKLSQLWLPQEMPCELVWIQSPVPSRAARRQTPAQKLRDELRRLLGESWSEELERDVPHAWQRHKDLVLLSEDSFKAAVWEKLGPVLWETVASALGAQRLARRGRVLPDGMRSPRVTLLLGQDGWVEHVDNGIRYTFDVTKCMFSPGNITEKLRVASLPCSGEVLVDLYAGIGYFTLPYLVHAAAAFAHACEWNSHAVEALRRSLVLNGVQDRCCVHHGDNRQLELRDVADRVNLGLIPSSEEGWPVACRVLKKGTGGILHIHHNVETLPTMAPLQTPVLLAEQASLEGKDCNGEAWHPMEDREKETQGARIRPEWQRWAEATAARIRGLLAELHGQPWHTSILHIEAVKSYAPHVHHLVLDLECRPTLPT; translated from the exons ATGTCCCTCTGTCCTGGGGCTCGGCAGGATGGAGGCCAGGGAcacccccatccctgtccctgcacTGGCCACGGAGCCGCGGTTTGCCCAGTGCCTCAG CCTCGCAGGGAGCAGTtggaagaggagcagctccTGGACAGGCACTACCAGCTGCAGAAGATGCCAGGGGGCTGTGtggccctgcctgtgctggaggagaagctctcccagctgtggctgccccaggAGATGCCCTGTGAACTGGTCTGGATCCAG AGCCCCGTCCCCTCCAGGGCAGCCCGCCGGCAGACACCAGCCCAGAAGCTGCGGGATGAGCTGCGGCGACTGCTGGGTGAGAGTTGGTCAGAGGAGCTGGAGCGCGATGTGCCCCACGCCTGGCAGCGACACAAGGACCTGGTCCTGCTGAGTGAGGACAGCTTCAAGGCTGCGGTGTGGGAGAAGCTGG GTCCAGTGCTCTGGGAGACGGTCGCCTCGGCTTTGGGTGCCCAGCGGCTGGCCAGGCGAGGACGGGTATTGCCAGACGGGATGCGGTCCCCCCGCgtcaccctgctgctgggccaggATGGCTGGGTGGAGCATGTGGACAACGGGATCAG GTACACCTTTGACGTGACCAAGTGCATGTTCTCACCGGGAAACATCACGGAGAAGCTGCGGGTGGCCTCACTGCCCTGCTCCGGGGAGGTCCTGGTGGATCTCTATGCAG GCATCGGCTATTTCACGCTGCCATACCTGGTTCACGCAGCGGCTGCCTTTGCCCACGCCTGCGAGTGGAACAGCCATGCTGTGGAGGCCCTTCGGAGGAGCCTGGTGCTGAACGGTGTGCAGGACCGCTGCTGTGTCCACCATGGGGACAATCGGCAG CTGGAGCTGCGGGATGTAGCAGACCGGGTGAACCTGGGCCTGATTCCCAGCTCGGAGGAAGGCTGGCCAGTGGCCTGCCGCGTCCTGAAGAAGGGCACAGGTGGGATTCTCCACATCCACCACAACGTGGAGACGCTCCCCACAATGGCTCCACTGCAgaccccagtcctgctggctgAGCAGGCATCTCTGGAGGGAAAAGACTGTAATGGAGAGGCATGGCACCCAatggaggacagggagaaggAGACACAGGGGGCCAGGATCAGGCCTGAGTGGCAGAGGTGGGCTGAAGCAACGGCAGCACGGATccgggggctgctggcagagctgcatgGGCAGCCATGGCACACCAGCATCCTGCACATCGAGGCGGTCAAGTCCTACGCGCCCCATGTGCATCACCTTGTGCTGGACCTCGAGTGCCGGCCGACGCTGCCCACCTAG
- the TRMT12 gene encoding tRNA wybutosine-synthesizing protein 2 homolog isoform X4 — MEARDTPIPVPALATEPRFAQCLSLAGSSWKRSSSWTGTTSCRRCQGAVWPCLCWRRSSPSCGCPRRCPVNWSGSRAARRQTPAQKLRDELRRLLGESWSEELERDVPHAWQRHKDLVLLSEDSFKAAVWEKLGPVLWETVASALGAQRLARRGRVLPDGMRSPRVTLLLGQDGWVEHVDNGIRYTFDVTKCMFSPGNITEKLRVASLPCSGEVLVDLYAGIGYFTLPYLVHAAAAFAHACEWNSHAVEALRRSLVLNGVQDRCCVHHGDNRQLELRDVADRVNLGLIPSSEEGWPVACRVLKKGTGGILHIHHNVETLPTMAPLQTPVLLAEQASLEGKDCNGEAWHPMEDREKETQGARIRPEWQRWAEATAARIRGLLAELHGQPWHTSILHIEAVKSYAPHVHHLVLDLECRPTLPT, encoded by the exons ATGGAGGCCAGGGAcacccccatccctgtccctgcacTGGCCACGGAGCCGCGGTTTGCCCAGTGCCTCAG CCTCGCAGGGAGCAGTtggaagaggagcagctccTGGACAGGCACTACCAGCTGCAGAAGATGCCAGGGGGCTGTGtggccctgcctgtgctggaggagaagctctcccagctgtggctgccccaggAGATGCCCTGTGAACTGGTCTGGATCCAG GGCAGCCCGCCGGCAGACACCAGCCCAGAAGCTGCGGGATGAGCTGCGGCGACTGCTGGGTGAGAGTTGGTCAGAGGAGCTGGAGCGCGATGTGCCCCACGCCTGGCAGCGACACAAGGACCTGGTCCTGCTGAGTGAGGACAGCTTCAAGGCTGCGGTGTGGGAGAAGCTGG GTCCAGTGCTCTGGGAGACGGTCGCCTCGGCTTTGGGTGCCCAGCGGCTGGCCAGGCGAGGACGGGTATTGCCAGACGGGATGCGGTCCCCCCGCgtcaccctgctgctgggccaggATGGCTGGGTGGAGCATGTGGACAACGGGATCAG GTACACCTTTGACGTGACCAAGTGCATGTTCTCACCGGGAAACATCACGGAGAAGCTGCGGGTGGCCTCACTGCCCTGCTCCGGGGAGGTCCTGGTGGATCTCTATGCAG GCATCGGCTATTTCACGCTGCCATACCTGGTTCACGCAGCGGCTGCCTTTGCCCACGCCTGCGAGTGGAACAGCCATGCTGTGGAGGCCCTTCGGAGGAGCCTGGTGCTGAACGGTGTGCAGGACCGCTGCTGTGTCCACCATGGGGACAATCGGCAG CTGGAGCTGCGGGATGTAGCAGACCGGGTGAACCTGGGCCTGATTCCCAGCTCGGAGGAAGGCTGGCCAGTGGCCTGCCGCGTCCTGAAGAAGGGCACAGGTGGGATTCTCCACATCCACCACAACGTGGAGACGCTCCCCACAATGGCTCCACTGCAgaccccagtcctgctggctgAGCAGGCATCTCTGGAGGGAAAAGACTGTAATGGAGAGGCATGGCACCCAatggaggacagggagaaggAGACACAGGGGGCCAGGATCAGGCCTGAGTGGCAGAGGTGGGCTGAAGCAACGGCAGCACGGATccgggggctgctggcagagctgcatgGGCAGCCATGGCACACCAGCATCCTGCACATCGAGGCGGTCAAGTCCTACGCGCCCCATGTGCATCACCTTGTGCTGGACCTCGAGTGCCGGCCGACGCTGCCCACCTAG
- the TRMT12 gene encoding tRNA wybutosine-synthesizing protein 2 homolog isoform X3 codes for MEARDTPIPVPALATEPRFAQCLREQLEEEQLLDRHYQLQKMPGGCVALPVLEEKLSQLWLPQEMPCELVWIQSPVPSRAARRQTPAQKLRDELRRLLGESWSEELERDVPHAWQRHKDLVLLSEDSFKAAVWEKLGPVLWETVASALGAQRLARRGRVLPDGMRSPRVTLLLGQDGWVEHVDNGIRYTFDVTKCMFSPGNITEKLRVASLPCSGEVLVDLYAGIGYFTLPYLVHAAAAFAHACEWNSHAVEALRRSLVLNGVQDRCCVHHGDNRQLELRDVADRVNLGLIPSSEEGWPVACRVLKKGTGGILHIHHNVETLPTMAPLQTPVLLAEQASLEGKDCNGEAWHPMEDREKETQGARIRPEWQRWAEATAARIRGLLAELHGQPWHTSILHIEAVKSYAPHVHHLVLDLECRPTLPT; via the exons ATGGAGGCCAGGGAcacccccatccctgtccctgcacTGGCCACGGAGCCGCGGTTTGCCCAGTGCCTCAG GGAGCAGTtggaagaggagcagctccTGGACAGGCACTACCAGCTGCAGAAGATGCCAGGGGGCTGTGtggccctgcctgtgctggaggagaagctctcccagctgtggctgccccaggAGATGCCCTGTGAACTGGTCTGGATCCAG AGCCCCGTCCCCTCCAGGGCAGCCCGCCGGCAGACACCAGCCCAGAAGCTGCGGGATGAGCTGCGGCGACTGCTGGGTGAGAGTTGGTCAGAGGAGCTGGAGCGCGATGTGCCCCACGCCTGGCAGCGACACAAGGACCTGGTCCTGCTGAGTGAGGACAGCTTCAAGGCTGCGGTGTGGGAGAAGCTGG GTCCAGTGCTCTGGGAGACGGTCGCCTCGGCTTTGGGTGCCCAGCGGCTGGCCAGGCGAGGACGGGTATTGCCAGACGGGATGCGGTCCCCCCGCgtcaccctgctgctgggccaggATGGCTGGGTGGAGCATGTGGACAACGGGATCAG GTACACCTTTGACGTGACCAAGTGCATGTTCTCACCGGGAAACATCACGGAGAAGCTGCGGGTGGCCTCACTGCCCTGCTCCGGGGAGGTCCTGGTGGATCTCTATGCAG GCATCGGCTATTTCACGCTGCCATACCTGGTTCACGCAGCGGCTGCCTTTGCCCACGCCTGCGAGTGGAACAGCCATGCTGTGGAGGCCCTTCGGAGGAGCCTGGTGCTGAACGGTGTGCAGGACCGCTGCTGTGTCCACCATGGGGACAATCGGCAG CTGGAGCTGCGGGATGTAGCAGACCGGGTGAACCTGGGCCTGATTCCCAGCTCGGAGGAAGGCTGGCCAGTGGCCTGCCGCGTCCTGAAGAAGGGCACAGGTGGGATTCTCCACATCCACCACAACGTGGAGACGCTCCCCACAATGGCTCCACTGCAgaccccagtcctgctggctgAGCAGGCATCTCTGGAGGGAAAAGACTGTAATGGAGAGGCATGGCACCCAatggaggacagggagaaggAGACACAGGGGGCCAGGATCAGGCCTGAGTGGCAGAGGTGGGCTGAAGCAACGGCAGCACGGATccgggggctgctggcagagctgcatgGGCAGCCATGGCACACCAGCATCCTGCACATCGAGGCGGTCAAGTCCTACGCGCCCCATGTGCATCACCTTGTGCTGGACCTCGAGTGCCGGCCGACGCTGCCCACCTAG
- the TRMT12 gene encoding tRNA wybutosine-synthesizing protein 2 homolog isoform X1, which yields MEARDTPIPVPALATEPRFAQCLSLAGSSWKRSSSWTGTTSCRRCQGAVWPCLCWRRSSPSCGCPRRCPVNWSGSRLGESPRPEPCCGVVGSQPHVPHPSPQSPVPSRAARRQTPAQKLRDELRRLLGESWSEELERDVPHAWQRHKDLVLLSEDSFKAAVWEKLGPVLWETVASALGAQRLARRGRVLPDGMRSPRVTLLLGQDGWVEHVDNGIRYTFDVTKCMFSPGNITEKLRVASLPCSGEVLVDLYAGIGYFTLPYLVHAAAAFAHACEWNSHAVEALRRSLVLNGVQDRCCVHHGDNRQLELRDVADRVNLGLIPSSEEGWPVACRVLKKGTGGILHIHHNVETLPTMAPLQTPVLLAEQASLEGKDCNGEAWHPMEDREKETQGARIRPEWQRWAEATAARIRGLLAELHGQPWHTSILHIEAVKSYAPHVHHLVLDLECRPTLPT from the exons ATGGAGGCCAGGGAcacccccatccctgtccctgcacTGGCCACGGAGCCGCGGTTTGCCCAGTGCCTCAG CCTCGCAGGGAGCAGTtggaagaggagcagctccTGGACAGGCACTACCAGCTGCAGAAGATGCCAGGGGGCTGTGtggccctgcctgtgctggaggagaagctctcccagctgtggctgccccaggAGATGCCCTGTGAACTGGTCTGGATCCAGGTTGGGAGAGAGCCCTCGCCCTGAGCCCtgctgtggggtggtggggtctCAGCCCCATGTGCCACATCCTTCCCCGCAGAGCCCCGTCCCCTCCAGGGCAGCCCGCCGGCAGACACCAGCCCAGAAGCTGCGGGATGAGCTGCGGCGACTGCTGGGTGAGAGTTGGTCAGAGGAGCTGGAGCGCGATGTGCCCCACGCCTGGCAGCGACACAAGGACCTGGTCCTGCTGAGTGAGGACAGCTTCAAGGCTGCGGTGTGGGAGAAGCTGG GTCCAGTGCTCTGGGAGACGGTCGCCTCGGCTTTGGGTGCCCAGCGGCTGGCCAGGCGAGGACGGGTATTGCCAGACGGGATGCGGTCCCCCCGCgtcaccctgctgctgggccaggATGGCTGGGTGGAGCATGTGGACAACGGGATCAG GTACACCTTTGACGTGACCAAGTGCATGTTCTCACCGGGAAACATCACGGAGAAGCTGCGGGTGGCCTCACTGCCCTGCTCCGGGGAGGTCCTGGTGGATCTCTATGCAG GCATCGGCTATTTCACGCTGCCATACCTGGTTCACGCAGCGGCTGCCTTTGCCCACGCCTGCGAGTGGAACAGCCATGCTGTGGAGGCCCTTCGGAGGAGCCTGGTGCTGAACGGTGTGCAGGACCGCTGCTGTGTCCACCATGGGGACAATCGGCAG CTGGAGCTGCGGGATGTAGCAGACCGGGTGAACCTGGGCCTGATTCCCAGCTCGGAGGAAGGCTGGCCAGTGGCCTGCCGCGTCCTGAAGAAGGGCACAGGTGGGATTCTCCACATCCACCACAACGTGGAGACGCTCCCCACAATGGCTCCACTGCAgaccccagtcctgctggctgAGCAGGCATCTCTGGAGGGAAAAGACTGTAATGGAGAGGCATGGCACCCAatggaggacagggagaaggAGACACAGGGGGCCAGGATCAGGCCTGAGTGGCAGAGGTGGGCTGAAGCAACGGCAGCACGGATccgggggctgctggcagagctgcatgGGCAGCCATGGCACACCAGCATCCTGCACATCGAGGCGGTCAAGTCCTACGCGCCCCATGTGCATCACCTTGTGCTGGACCTCGAGTGCCGGCCGACGCTGCCCACCTAG
- the SYTL4 gene encoding synaptotagmin-like protein 4, which yields MPGGAMSEAVDLSFLSDAERDLILQVLQRDEELRKAEERRIRRLKNELLEIRRKGAKRGSQRYSERTCARCQQSLGRVSPKANTCRGCNHLVCQDCRSYSLNSSWRCKVCTKEAELKKTTGDWFYDQRVNRFANRLGSDMVRLSLRHRSAASKRETVGQTLLQKAQLNEPKSSPTAQQQSPPAPQKGPSLFPDASDPRDGKSDTESMENMSLDGYRPSPGGGGRSNSLERAAPLRDGKQAAAPAGPAASSLTLPLRSKNAFSDRRGAAVGSCSSALVDEHETIFKKNPRRVVRPADYTKSVIDLRPEDFVGEGSSLGDRSKSVPGLNTELEEEEEDIDNLVEIHRQRVARGSMRSGTSLSTLGSMVSIYSEAGDFGNVAVTGGISFSLSYEQKTQTLFIHVKECRQLAYGDEGKKRSNPYVKTYLLPDKSRQGKRKTTIKRNTINPLYNELLKYEINKSLLLARTLQFSVWHHDRFGRNTFLGEVEVPLDTWNFENHLEEFLPLHGKIGADAAGLHQYKGELVVSMKYIPSSKHPGAGKGRKGKTGEGGELQVWIKEAKNLTAAKSGGTSDSFVKGYLLPHKTKASKRKTPVVKKTLNPHYNHTFVYNGINPEDLQHICLELTVWDREPLSSNDFLGGVRLGVGNGMSNGQAVDWMDSTGEELNLWQKMCQYPGSWAEGTLQLRSTMAKLRP from the exons ATGCCGGGCGGAGCGATGTCGGAGGCCGTGGATCTGTCCTTCCTCTCGGACGCGGAGAGGGATCTGATCCTGCAGGTCCTGCAGCGCGACGAGGAGCTCCGCAAAGCAGAGGAGCGGAGGATCAG GCGCCTGAAGAATGAGCTGCTGGAGATCCGGCGCAAGGGGGCCAAGCGGGGCAGCCAGCGCTACAGCGAGCGGACATGTGCCCgctgccagcagagcctgggccGCGTCAGCCCCAAGGCCAACACCTGCCGGGGCTGCAACCACTTGGTGTGCCAGGACTGCCGTTCCTACAGCCTCAACAGCTCCTGGCGCTGCAAAGTCTGCACCAAGGAGGC cgAGCTGAAGAAGACGACGGGTGACTGGTTCTATGACCAGAGGGTCAACCGCTTCGCCAACCGGCTGGGCAGTGACATGGTGCGGCTGTCCCTGCGGCACAGGTCGGCAG CCAGCAAAAGAGAGACCGTGGGACAAACCCTTCTCCAGAAAGCCCAGCTCAACGAGCCCAAAAGctcccccacagcccagcagcaaaGCCCCCCGGCACCCCAGAAGGGGCCCAG TTTGTTCCCGGATGCTTCAGACCCTCGGGATGGCAAAAGCGACACAGAATCCATGGAAAACATGAGCCTGGATGGCTACAGACCTAGTCCTGGTGGTGGGGGCAG AAGTAACTCCTTGGAGAGAGCTGCCCCTCTCAGAGATGGAAAACAGGCGGCTGCACCAGCAGgacctgctgcctccagcctgaCCCTCCCTCTCCGCTCCAAAAACGCATTCTCTGACAGACGG GGTGCTGCcgtggggagctgcagcagtgccttGGTGGACGAGCACGAAACGATATTCAAGAAGAATCCCCGGCGGGTGGTGAGGCCTGCGG ACTACACCAAGTCGGTGATCGACCTGCGCCCAGAAGATTTTGTGGGGGAAGGCAGCTCTTTGGGGGACCGGAGCAAGTCGGTCCCTGGCCTCAACACAGAGCTG gaggaggaagaggaggatatTGATAATCTGGTGGAGATCCATCGCCAGAGGGTGGCCCGCGGCAGCATGCGCAGTGGCACCTCCTTG AGCACACTGGGGAGCATGGTCAGCATTTACAGCGAGGCTGGTGACTTTGGCAACGTCGCGGTCACCGGGGGAATCTCCTTTTCCCTGAGCTACGAGCAGAAGACACAGACCTTGTTCATTCATGTGAAGGAGTGTCGTCAGCTGGCCTATGGGGACGAGGGCAAGAAGCGCTCCAACCC GTACGTGAAGACCTACCTCCTGCCTGACAAATCCCGGCAAGGGAAACGCAAGACGACCATCAAACGCAACACCATCAACCCCCTGTACAATGAGCTGCTGAAG TATGAGATTAACAAGTCCCTCCTGCTTGCGAGGACACTGCAGTTCTCAGTCTGGCACCACGATCGCTTTGGCCGCAACACGTTCCTGGGGGAGGTGGAAGTCCCACTGGACACCTGGAACTTCGAGAACCACCTGGAGGAGTTTCTGCCCCTGCATGGCAAG ATCggggcagatgctgctggtcTCCACCAGTACAAGGGGGAGCTGGTTGTCTCCATGAAGTACATCCCATCTTCCAAACACCCTGGGGCCGGCAAAGGCAGGAAGG GCAAAACAGGGGAAGGTGGTGAGCTCCAGGTCTGGATCAAAGAAGCCAAGAACCTCACAGCTGCCAAATCTGGGGGGACCTCAGACAGCTTTGTCAAGGG CTACCTCCTGccacacaaaaccaaagcctCCAAGAGGAAGACGCCTGTGGTGAAGAAGACCCTGAACCCTCATTACAACCACACCTTTGTCTACAACGGCATCAACCCCGAGGACCTGCAGCACATCTGCCTGGAGCTGACGGTCTGGGACAGGGAGCCACTGTCCAGCAATGACTTTCTTGGGGGTGTCCGTCTGGGGGTGGGCAATG GCATGAGCAACGGGCAGGCTGTGGACTGGATGGACTCCACGGGTGAAGAGCTGAATCTGTGGCAGAAGATGTGCCAGTACCCAGGCTCGTGGGCAGAGGGGACGCTCCAGCTCCGCTCCACCATGGCCAAGCTGAGGCCATAG